From [Clostridium] symbiosum, a single genomic window includes:
- a CDS encoding type IV secretory system conjugative DNA transfer family protein, with the protein MILLICAGAAMFILLGLIPFLANHYSLDGIKSKTVGDGQYGTARFASEAEIKQTFTHVPYEPELWRQGKHLPQVQGIVVGGKFTRTGVTALVDSGDIHLLMIGAAGVGKTANFLYPCIEYACASGMSWLCTDTKGDLYRNYAGIAKKYYGYQISILDLRNPTRSDGDNILGMVNKYMDMYLAEPENLAYKAKAEKYAKITAKTIISSGGGDSASYGQNAFFYDAAEGLLTSVILLISEYCPKEQRHIVSVFKLIQDLLAPSPVKGKNQFQLLMQKLPADHKARWFAGAALNTAEQAMASVLSTAMSRLNAFLDSEMEQILCFDSAMDTETFCNSKSAIFIVLPEEDTTKYFMVSLFLQQIYREMLSIADEHGGKLPKRVVIFGDEIGTIPKIESLEMLFSAGRSRRISMVPIIQSFAQLQKNYGKEGSEIIIDNCQGILFGGFAPNSESAEILSKALGNKTVLSGSISRGKNDPSQSLQMIGRPLMTPDELKSLPKGHFILAKTGCHPMRTELRLFFKWGIQFEEEYQVEQHMTRPVFYADRLELEQEIIHRQMGEDEGDFDELSDFPIDDSEGAPPRGILKRAVRNEECRPPLRTD; encoded by the coding sequence ATGATATTATTAATCTGTGCCGGAGCCGCAATGTTTATTTTGCTTGGTCTGATTCCATTCCTGGCGAACCACTACAGCTTAGATGGAATTAAGTCAAAGACAGTGGGGGACGGTCAGTATGGCACGGCACGGTTTGCAAGCGAGGCTGAAATCAAGCAAACATTCACACATGTTCCATATGAGCCGGAACTGTGGCGTCAGGGAAAACATCTGCCGCAGGTACAGGGAATTGTGGTGGGAGGTAAATTCACCCGGACAGGTGTGACAGCCCTGGTTGATTCAGGTGACATCCATCTGCTGATGATTGGTGCGGCCGGTGTTGGAAAAACAGCAAATTTTCTTTACCCGTGTATTGAGTATGCCTGTGCCAGCGGGATGAGCTGGCTCTGCACGGACACCAAAGGTGACCTGTACCGGAACTATGCAGGGATTGCCAAAAAGTATTATGGTTACCAGATATCGATTCTGGACTTACGAAATCCAACCCGCTCCGATGGGGACAATATCCTGGGAATGGTAAACAAGTATATGGATATGTATTTGGCAGAACCGGAGAACCTGGCTTATAAAGCAAAGGCAGAAAAGTACGCGAAGATTACGGCAAAGACGATTATCAGTTCTGGAGGCGGGGATTCGGCCAGCTACGGTCAAAACGCGTTTTTCTATGATGCCGCGGAGGGACTGCTCACCAGCGTCATCCTGCTAATTTCTGAATACTGTCCAAAGGAACAGAGGCATATCGTAAGTGTGTTTAAACTGATTCAGGATCTTCTGGCACCGTCACCAGTAAAAGGAAAGAATCAGTTCCAGCTTTTGATGCAGAAACTGCCGGCGGATCACAAGGCCAGATGGTTCGCCGGTGCGGCGCTGAACACGGCAGAGCAGGCTATGGCCTCTGTGCTTTCCACTGCCATGTCCAGGCTCAATGCATTTCTTGATTCTGAGATGGAGCAGATTCTGTGCTTTGACAGCGCGATGGATACAGAAACATTCTGTAATTCTAAATCAGCTATTTTCATTGTGCTACCGGAGGAGGACACAACAAAATATTTCATGGTCAGCCTGTTCCTGCAGCAGATTTACCGGGAGATGCTTTCCATAGCGGATGAGCATGGCGGCAAGCTGCCGAAACGGGTTGTGATTTTTGGTGATGAGATTGGTACGATACCAAAGATTGAATCCCTGGAGATGTTGTTTTCGGCCGGAAGGTCCAGGCGAATCAGTATGGTGCCGATTATCCAGAGTTTTGCCCAGCTACAGAAAAACTACGGTAAGGAGGGCAGCGAGATTATTATTGATAACTGTCAGGGGATTTTGTTTGGAGGATTTGCACCGAACTCGGAGAGTGCGGAGATTCTATCAAAGGCATTGGGAAATAAGACGGTTCTGTCCGGTTCCATCAGCAGAGGGAAAAATGACCCCAGTCAGAGCCTACAAATGATTGGACGGCCGCTTATGACGCCGGATGAACTCAAGTCGCTTCCTAAAGGGCATTTTATATTGGCAAAGACCGGCTGTCATCCGATGAGGACAGAGCTACGGCTGTTTTTTAAATGGGGGATTCAGTTTGAGGAGGAGTACCAGGTAGAGCAGCATATGACAAGGCCGGTGTTTTATGCCGACCGGCTGGAATTGGAGCAGGAGATTATACACAGGCAGATGGGGGAAGATGAGGGTGATTTTGATGAACTGAGTGATTTTCCAATCGATGATAGTGAAGGAGCGCCGCCTCGTGGAATTTTGAAACGAGCTGTAAGGAATGAGGAATGCCGGCCGCCTTTGCGGACAGATTAA
- a CDS encoding helix-turn-helix domain-containing protein, whose product MYNAQLPHRAVTVYMYLKDRADRNHQCYPAMSTIAEELHLSRRTVQRAVGDLKKAGYIRTEQRWRPKGGKSSLFYTILK is encoded by the coding sequence ATTTACAATGCACAGTTACCCCACCGCGCGGTTACCGTATATATGTATTTAAAAGACCGGGCTGACCGCAATCACCAGTGCTATCCGGCGATGAGTACGATTGCTGAGGAGCTTCACTTGTCGCGCAGGACTGTGCAGCGGGCGGTTGGCGATTTGAAAAAGGCGGGGTATATAAGAACAGAACAACGCTGGAGGCCGAAAGGCGGAAAAAGTAGTTTGTTTTATACGATTCTAAAATAA
- a CDS encoding creatininase family protein: MRGKKICLHLFFRKRWQRHEDFLLVVNPDYPMEWFTETEPTESGLLDIHAGVFETAVLNYFYPQLVDLETAEMLKSTSLDQAKLQKWLQGGEETKNTVPLGYTGNPAGYKDISHHVEDMICLQVDDIAKKINEFISKK; encoded by the coding sequence ATAAGAGGAAAAAAGATATGTTTACATCTATTTTTCAGGAAACGATGGCAGAGGCATGAAGATTTTCTGCTGGTAGTAAATCCTGACTATCCAATGGAATGGTTTACAGAAACGGAGCCGACGGAGTCTGGTCTGTTGGATATTCATGCCGGAGTGTTTGAAACAGCGGTTTTGAATTATTTTTATCCCCAGTTGGTGGATTTAGAGACCGCCGAAATGTTAAAGTCCACATCTCTGGATCAGGCAAAACTGCAAAAATGGCTTCAGGGAGGCGAGGAAACAAAAAATACCGTACCCCTCGGCTATACAGGAAATCCAGCCGGTTACAAGGATATCAGCCACCATGTGGAAGATATGATTTGTTTACAGGTGGACGATATTGCAAAAAAAATCAACGAATTCATTTCAAAGAAGTGA
- a CDS encoding LytTR family DNA-binding domain-containing protein yields MMMLRIGICDDDPHMLNYLSALCMKILPEAVVTEYRGGMEFLSSTGSFEIILMDVRMEGLDGLNVIKQLQNRISKKTPNSPAVIFITAYDEYVFEALDLFPFHYLLKPLDEEKFEKILKRAAERYEKKEKEEAVFFHTKTRHLHIYPRDIYFVESNLRKAVINLQHEQFEVYSTMAELENLFGDSFFRCHRGYLVNLGKVQSYDRATITLINGKRVILSKTKYAEFVDAYMRYLKINEE; encoded by the coding sequence ATGATGATGTTGCGGATTGGTATTTGTGACGATGATCCTCATATGCTTAATTACCTCTCGGCTTTGTGTATGAAAATTCTGCCTGAAGCAGTTGTTACAGAGTATCGAGGCGGTATGGAGTTTTTAAGCAGCACCGGAAGTTTTGAAATCATTTTAATGGATGTGCGTATGGAGGGGCTGGACGGCTTAAATGTAATCAAACAGCTCCAAAACAGAATTTCAAAAAAAACGCCAAACTCGCCGGCCGTGATTTTTATTACAGCTTATGATGAATATGTATTTGAAGCGCTCGATTTATTTCCGTTCCATTATTTATTAAAGCCTCTCGATGAAGAAAAATTTGAGAAGATACTGAAACGTGCGGCAGAAAGGTATGAAAAAAAGGAAAAAGAAGAGGCTGTCTTTTTTCACACAAAAACCCGCCATTTGCATATTTATCCCAGGGACATTTACTTTGTGGAGAGTAACCTGCGGAAGGCCGTTATTAATCTGCAGCACGAGCAATTTGAAGTGTATTCTACGATGGCGGAGTTGGAAAACTTGTTTGGGGACTCTTTCTTTCGCTGTCACAGGGGGTACCTGGTGAATCTTGGAAAGGTCCAAAGCTATGACAGGGCTACGATCACACTGATTAATGGGAAGCGTGTAATTTTATCCAAGACGAAATATGCGGAATTCGTAGACGCGTATATGCGTTATTTAAAAATCAATGAGGAGTAG
- a CDS encoding ACT domain-containing protein, protein MVIKRINHDFSICKVPDYSWVDMESEYCFIGKTDEEKSLVCITDCVPVNAIERDDGWKAFRIQGTLDFSLIGILSNISTILADHEIGIFAIPTFNTDYILTKKENFEKAITALSDAGYEET, encoded by the coding sequence CTGGTAATAAAAAGAATAAATCATGATTTTTCAATATGTAAAGTGCCTGACTATTCATGGGTTGATATGGAAAGCGAATACTGTTTCATTGGAAAAACAGATGAGGAGAAATCCCTGGTGTGCATCACTGACTGTGTACCGGTTAATGCCATTGAGCGTGACGATGGCTGGAAAGCGTTCAGAATACAAGGGACCTTGGACTTTTCACTGATAGGAATATTATCTAACATATCAACGATATTAGCAGATCATGAAATCGGGATTTTTGCGATACCAACGTTTAATACGGACTATATTTTGACGAAAAAAGAAAATTTTGAGAAAGCGATTACGGCGTTGTCCGACGCCGGTTATGAAGAGACCTGA